In the Brassica napus cultivar Da-Ae chromosome A7, Da-Ae, whole genome shotgun sequence genome, one interval contains:
- the LOC106356675 gene encoding uncharacterized protein At4g15970-like — METLRMVKLPYFFIFCLLLIIIWLLSHHPSCSPYMSTIRGTEFSHIPPESSGLSSLLKEAASEDNTVIISMVDREWAKPASLLDLFLESFRIGERTKHLLNHLIVVALDNQALRYCRRAHPRCYLHTGSGKKIGSVNPDGLIAGWNKKALVKEILELGYNMIFTEADVIWLRNPLMHCHPHNSVSVACGFSSSDQHVTAENTGGFFYAKSNEITIDMFKILNVERVLYPSTGNQSFCDIVKREDVIRGLNMKVTYLDDDNFVRFCQQNRQNQSKITTVHASCYDDTKSKVQYLKLLLQDRKI; from the exons ATGGAGACTCTAAGGATGGTGAAGTTACCatactttttcatattttgtctTCTCTTAATCATCATTTGGTTATTGTCTCATCATCCCTCATGTTCCCCATATATGAGTACCATTCGAGGAACAGAATTCTCGCACATTCCACCT GAATCTTCAGGCTTATCTAGTTTACTAAAAGAAGCAGCTTCAGAAGATAATACTGTGATTATTAGCATGGTGGATCGAGAATGGGCAAAACCAGCATCTCTTCTTGATTTGTTCCTTGAGAGTTTTCGGATTGGAGAAAGAACCAAACACTTGCTGAATCATTTGATTGTTGTGGCTCTAGATAATCAAGCTCTTCGATATTGTCGTCGTGCCCATCCTCGTTGTTATCTTCATACAGGTTCTGGAAAGAAAATTGGATCTGTAAACCCAGATGGTCTTATTGCCGGTTGGAATAAAAAGGCTTTGGTGAAAGAGATTCTAGAACTCGGTTACAACATGATATTTACT GAAGCTGATGTGATATGGCTAAGGAACCCTCTAATGCACTGTCATCCACATAATTCAGTCTCAGTGGCTTGCGGGTTCTCATCAAGTGATCAACATGTAACAGCAGAAAATACAGGAGGTTTCTTCTATGCCAAGTCTAATGAAATAACCATAGACATGTTCAAGATCTTGAACGTAGAGAGAGTTTTGTATCCTTCAACTGGAAACCAATCCTTCTGCGACATTGTCAAGCGGGAAGATGTAATTCGTGGGCTTAACATGAAAGTAACGTACTTGGATGACGATAATTTTGTGAGGTTTTGTCAACAAAATAGGCAAAACCAAAGCAAGATAACTACAGTTCATGCAAGTTGTTATGATGATACAAAGAGTAAGGTGCAGTACCTTAAGTTGCTTCTCCAAGACCGGAAAATATGA